The window catggttacctgAATGAGAACACCGAGCGGCCTTCCTTCCCACATGATGTCTTTCCTCCAGTcgtctgtctgacaggaatCCCTCGTGAACTCCACCGGGCTCATCCAGCTTGTCTCAGTGCGGATACTCTTCCCACAGGTCCCTGGGAGAGGTGGTGGGGTTAGAGAGGAGGTGGGGTTAGAGGACAGGCTGCAGAGCATCAAACAGGATGTGCGTGTCTGCAGTTGGTCACCTGATGCGAATCGTTTTTTGTGTAAAGTTGCCTCTGCAGTGCCACATGTGACTTTGAACACTGTCCTGTTTTTGACATCTGACGGCAGCTCcgcctcttcctccatctctgcttcttcatctGCAACAAACACATGCTGAACATGTGACGTCACCTTGTTATTGCTTAACATGCAGACAGCTGCACCTGTGTCGTCTGAGGAACTTTCTCTGTCACTGGATGAATGCTgccgctcttcctcctcctcttcagttcCATCAGAACCTGAGGAGGATCAGATTACAGCAGACTAATGAGAAGTGTGGATGGTTTCATATCTCCTGTGCTgtttcagacacacacctgagtTTGACTCTTCAGATAGAAACAGAGACTTTTGGACCTGACAGAAACAAAGGAAGAACAATCAGactgacacaaacactcagaTGAAGAGTCCACAATAGTTTGGCTTCTTACCCTTTTCCTCCCTTTTCGTTTGAATCGTGCTGCCTCTAGGTGTCCTTCCTGTGGATGGAATGATTGTCACTGTGAATGAAACATGGAGCAGGATTCTGAAACATCTTCACACAGACCTCTATCAGTTTCCCCAGAGGAGTGCCACGGCAGCGGATACTCAGCTTCCAGTTCTTGGAGCTCTGCTTCCCCGCAAACTTCTCAAATGCAGTAGGAGTGAACCACTGCTTGTCAACCACTATGCACTTCTctcctgagaacacacacaactgtgtgtCATCACCACTGTtccattcaattcaattcaatattATCTGTCTTTTACAGTCAGAATTGACCCAGAGTCTGACCCCCAAGCAAGCAatggaagaaaccttgaacaggacctggctcataaggagaagaggcagacaggacagagaggatgaaggagagagaggagaagaagagggataCCAGACAAaggatgaaggggagagagaggagaagaagagggataCCAGAcaaaggatgaaggagagagagagagagagacaaacatgacaggCGATGGTGTTGTCCATAAATAAGAGTGAcaaaagatgagcagcagagactggagCAGGCAATAAGCTTTGGAATCATCAGAGGCCAGagtgcaggtcagcatgcaggactggaggcagagagggagggagagacctgcagagagagggagagagacaaaactacgaggaagacaacAAGGATCACTAGTATGAACTGGGCgatgagaagagaggagaggtcagagggtgggAGGGGGTTAGAGGGGacgggaactgctcagtggatcatgtttgtgtccccccaCAGTATggaggcctatagcagcatagcccTAACCCATTTATCGGCCCTATGagacctgtggctgaggccatgtcaacTATAGTGACTGTATCTAAGCCTAGGAGGAGCAGGAACACAGTGGAGTCACATGGACACTTCCATAGTGACCATTCTGACCTTTGGCCAGTCTGTCCCTCAGTAGCATCGCCGTCACGTGTCCACAGCTCACAGGCAGCTGGGTTTTGTAAATGGGCCACGTCCAGATGTCGCTTTTCTCCCCTCTCTTCAGAGGAGAACCTGGAAGAAGAAACAATGTATTGTCTTTAAACTGATGTGTCAGGTAGCTAAAACATTCAGagcagttgtgtgtctttgtgtgtcgtAGGCAGGTTGTGCATGGTGAGACTTACAGTAAGAGATTTTCTTGGACTTCATCCTCTTAGCTGGACTCTCTGTGGATGAACAACCAGGCTGCTCCTCATGCTCAACATCACAcgagcttcttcttctcctcccccttTTCTTCCCTGGGGTTGTCTTcttctccttgtcctctgaacACTGCCTCCCATCGTCTCCGCTGTCCTTTCCGTTGTCTCCATCGTCTTTCTCCACCTTCTCAGGCAGTTGTGTGTCAAACTGAAACGAGCCTGAAACATCCAGAGAACATCAGGATTAACTCTGTTCTAACCCACGGTGACGTCAGCGTGCTGATGTATGACAGGGACCGTGCAGAAATACTGGCTGTCACCATGACGACCTGAGAACCTCTCACCGTCCATGAGGCTGTTGCGCAGCAGCTTCAGCTGAGGGTACTGGTTCAGGATGGTCTCCTTGAAGATGCAGCTCCAGAAGAGGCGAATGTGCTGCTTGCGCTTCCTCTCCAGCCAGTCCAGCAGCTCGTACACACCGCTCTTtattctttctctgctcttcatccGGTTCAACTTCTGCAGATCATTCAAAGCAGgcagagtaaacacacacctctgcGTGTCCTGCGTCACACGCACAGCAGGAGCCAGATActcacgtctgtgtgtgtccctcaccTGGTACCTGTCCTCGGGAATCAGGTTGTGGTCCCGCAGCTGTCTGAGCAGGGTGCGCGGGTTCTCTATGCAGGACAGCTCCGTCTTATGGCAgcgcaaaaactgcagcagctggtcGCCCTCCAGGAAGGGCAGGGGATCCATCTCCACCTCcgcaccgacacacacacacacacactgcgcagACACCGATAAACTTTGTcaacagaaccagaacctgaaaTGGGCGCGGGCGGAAGTTCTTCCAGGCTTCGCGCGCTGTCCGGTCCTCCTCCGGTGACGTTTGGAAAGtgaaagtgttttgtttgtttgtttgtttattgcgtctgtgagtgtgtgtgtgttgtttgtgtgttgtgtctttgcACTCCTGCTGTCTACTTTCTGTCAATAATGTCACTGTGTATGAAGAAAATCTATTTATAAAGTCGCAGACGACGCGGAAGTGACAGAGATCTAcatccggtttgtttgtttcatgtaaAATCAGATTTAATCAGAAGTGTGAtcacatctttctctctctctctctctcacacacacacacacactcacacacacgcacacgtttTCTAAGCCGTTGCTCTGTGACGCCACCTTCTCTGTGCTGTCATTGGCCACCTCGGTCAGTCTGGATCGAACCCCTTCAGGTCGTCGTAAATGACGTCACTCCGTCGCTCCTGACAGGTGCGCACCGCCTGCAGCACAGCCGCAAGGCGTCGGTCCAAAGCAGCCAGGTGCGGCTCTGAGAGGAGGGGGGCTACATCCGATAGAGGGTCCTGAGCCAGGGATTCACGCATGACGTCACTCAGACGGAGGTCAGGGCGTGACAGGAGGTGCAGGCGGAGGTAGGTGGACCGGCGCATCCTACGGAGAGCAAGAAGGTGAGTGACCTGTGCTCGGGGAAGCGCTCTGTGCAGACTTGGTTTAcctgcagcactgctgcagaggagccagGATGGACGGCTCGTCCTGAGAGTGGCGCCCAAACCTGCAACACACCTCCAGTTCAGTACAGTGATGGACACACCCGGCCAACAGATGGCGCTCACACTCACGCTCGCCCGTTATCGAGGTGCAGCAGAAACGTCTCATTTCCAAACTTCTCAAAGGTCTCGTAGTGATGTCTGTCCATGTTACCTTggagagaaaacacactttGAAGAGTTTGTCAGAAGCCGAGCAGGTAAAACCCGCAGAGTGAACGCACTCATGAGGAAGTCCAGGACCACCAGGTCTATGAGGTCCAGCAGCCTGCTGCCTGCGCTGTAAGGAGACGTCTGCTTCACCCTGTCACAGAAGGACGGGTCCTTTTCCCACCTGAGGGACAGATACACAGGAGACGGTCACTTCCTGACATCCAGCCACAGATAGAACAGGCTGACTAACTCTTAGTTTTAAACTTTATCATAGCTATAGGccggggacacaaacatgatccgcCAAGCagttcccccacctcctcaacaccaccaccacctctattcccccacctcctctcctcttcttcctcactccTCTCATCAGGCCGACCTATGATCCATCATTTTTTGTCACTAACTGTATGTCCAGTCTTCCTtgactgtcctctctctgtctctgtctcccttctCTCTTGAAAAATGAATTGAGTAAACTGAGTGGGACTGAAGTTTGGGGGATCCACTCagaccaccagagggcagtgAACACTCATCATTCTGAGTGACAGGAAAGACAGTCATTATTAGATACACACTGTGCCAGCTTGGTGCGGCTGTAGGAGCGTCTCCATGGTGACCTCCAGGACCGGCGGGGGGCAAGAGAGAGATCAGGCAACATGGCGGCGAGGGAGACCTCCAGCATGTGTGGCTGCCCACAGACTGGGTGCTCTGTGGAGCAGTAGTATTCACACTGACCGTAGAAGCAGATGTTCCCcgctgcagagacagcagaggaggttACTACAGCCTGTGCTGCCCTGTGACATGTGACCTGTAACATGTGAGAcgtgtacacgcacacacaccagggGAAGTGAAGAAGGTTCTGGACAGCCGCTGGTCTGTGGTGATCTCTCTGATTTCTGTTGTAATGTTGATGAGCCGACCGACCACCGGAGGGATTCTGTTAAAGCCCAACACCCTGAAGGGGGCTCAGCGAGAGAGATTATGAGTGGGTCAGTCATGTGATGTCAGAATCTGTGctgctcattgtgtgtgtgtgtgtgtgtgtgtgtgtgtatacctgtcCAGGTGGAAGGCAGCGATCTCTGCGTTGTGCCTCTCAAAGTCAGAGAAGTAGTAGAGATTTACATCCGTCTCTGCATCTCTGGactgtctgtctcacacacaacacacacacacacacactggggtcATCCTAGCACACAGCCTGTCTGTTGTGTAGCTGATGTGTTACCTGATGGGTTTGAGCAGAGCTTGTCCGTAGTTTGGAAAAGATATAAGCAGTTTGAGCTGAGTGCCTCCAGCCTTCTGAActtaaacagaaaataaacacacactctgtgtgacACTAAGACGATGCTAGAGCTGCACTGTGCATTACTGCTGTGCAGCCACACGGCGGCGCAATTGAACCTCAATCGACTAATTTCTGAGTATTTTTATAACAGTTTGATTGTCCAGATTTTGAAGGAGTTCAGCTCATCAGCAGCCAGCTCTTCCAGCTTTATGTGGATATCCATAAACCTGATCAGCCCTGGATGAAGCACTGAAGTCAGGTTATGTGTTCATTTAGCTTCAAACCAATCATGTCACATTTATTCacatattttaattaaagctcTGATTAAAATGGAAGATTTACATGTTGAaatatttacagtctgtgttgAGGTGGGAGCTGAAAACTGCTGATTCAGTGAGAAAAACATCATCCTGTAGCTCAGATTAGTGTTTAATCAGCACCATGaattagtgtgtgtgctgttcatacagtgtgagtgtgtgtgtgtgtgtgtgtgctgctcatacagtgtgagtgtgtgtgtgtgtgtgcgctgctcatacagtgtgagtgtgtgtgtgtgtgtgtgctgctcatacagtgtgagtgtgtgtgtgtgctgttcatacagtgtgtgtgtgtgtgtgctgttcatacagtgtgagtgtgtgtgtgtgctgttcataccgtgtgagtgtgtgctgctcatacagtgtgtgtgtgtgtgtgtgctgctcatacagtgtgtgtgtgtgtgtgtgtgctgctcatacagtgtgagtgtgtgtgtgtgctgttcatactgtgtgagtgtgtgtgtgtgtgtgctgctcatacagtgtgtgtgtgctgttcatacagtgtgagtgtgtgtgtgtgtgtgtgctgttcataccgtgtgagtgtgtgtgtgtgtgtgtgtgtgtgtgtgtgtgctgctcatacagtgtgtgtgtgtgtgtgtgtgtgtgtgctgttcatacagtgtgagtgtgtgtgtgtgtgctgctcatacagtgtgagtgtgtgtgctgctcatacagtgtgtgtgtgtgtgctgttcatacagtgtgtgtgtgtgtgtgtgtgtgtgtgtgctgttcataccgtgtgagtgtgtgtgtgtgtgtgtgtgtgctgctcatacagtgtgagtgtgtgtgtgtgtgtgctgctcatacagtgtgtgtgtgtgtgtgtgtgtgtgctgctcatacagtgtgtgtgtgtgtgtgtgtgtgctgctcatacagtgtgtgtgtgtgtgtgtgtgtgctgctcatacagtgtgtgtgtgtgtgtgtgtgctgttcatacagtgtgtgtgtgtgtgctgctcatacagagtgtgagtgagtgtgtctgctgctcatgCAGTGAGTGTATATATGTCTATGTCTGTGCTGCtcatacagagtgtgtgtgagtgtgtgtctggctgcagTCACTGTGACCTTTGGCCCAgctgactgtctctctctctctctctgattgcTTTGTTTGAATTAAAATGAATGTTTGACAGGGAGGGGGCGGAGTCTCCATTAAAGATGGTGGACAGTCAGGAAATGTTATTCTGTGTTTAATTTGGGATTATTAGTCCTTCTTCTAACACGCCCTGTTACGTTCCCTCACCAGCACCGAGGATGCGCTGCGTTGCCATGTAGTGGGTCAGCTGGGCCAGGCTGGGGTCTTTTCGGTCATACAGCTGCCAGCGAGAGATGCCCAGGTGGAACTGCAGCCAGGGtgggtgtgtctctgtgttgctggTCCATATGTCCTTGTCATAGCCTTTGTCCTGACTGGCACTCTGCCTGTAATACAGAAAATACAAAGGACTGACCAATGAGTGCCCGGGGCTTTTTCAGCACTGTGTCCGCTTCACTTACCACTGACTGTCATCAGTGACGGTggactccctctcctcttccttacTTTCTGTGTCCCTCGGCTCCTCGTCTCTTTTCAGCCTCAGGAGCCAATCATCTTCCTGCAGGACTGTTGCAGGAGGCAGGTTGTACAGCAGATGTTTGAACAGTGCATCTAGCTTAGAATGAGTCCTTTGATTcactcctccagctcctgtCAGCTTCTTCTCAGTCTCTTTGTCCTCACGATGAGACATGCCGCCACGATTTTCATCCTGAGGCGTTGGTGCAGCTTCATGTGAGGAAGCAGATGGATGAGTGTCTGCTCTAGgaatggaggaggaagatgaagaagacgAAGTGGGAAGGACGCAGACGttctggaggacagagaggcagaaaaatgccaggaggagatgaagagcgAGGGAGAGGCCTGCCAGAGCGAGACAGATGGAGCGCGTGGACAGAGCCGGGTTCTGTCTCTTCATTCTGGAAGAACCTGAGAGGGAAACACACAGCATGGAGGAGCTCCAGACATGAGCGtgataaatcacacacacaccacaccacagccacagcagcatcCCACCTTACCTGAACTCAGCTGCAGGCTGATGATCACCCAGACACTTCAGGTTCAGATGGCTGCTGTTGttctagtgtttgtttactCAGACAGACGGAGATCCATTCATTCAGACGAGCGCTCAAGAAGTCCAATAACCCTTCACATCAAATCAGAGAAAGAATGCTCTGTgtcctgtttctctctttatGTGTCTGCAGTGCAAACAGAAATCATGTTACAGTGACCTGTGTCAATGTGACTCACAGAGGACAGAGTCTGTCCTCTGAGTCTGGATCAGTGATTATGGAGTCCTGTGCCGAGGTCTCAGTCCCTGAATGTCAGTTTGACATTTGGTGAAATAAACTCATTGACGCAGAGAGAGTCTGATGAAGAGATCaatactgctgtctgtgcaggaaATATAAATTCAGCTAGCAGGGATCGCTGCACTCACATACAGCTAATTAACCAGCTATGTAGTCCTGTTAATGAGCCAGCTCTGCTGCATTATGCATGCAGCAGCACCTCCCAGTAGAATAGGCTGGTGGTGTGTATAGGCCTGCAGCGGTGGTGACACAGGAGAGGTTCATTACATGAAAAGAACTCTCCACTGTCACAGATGATGAATCTGTATGAAAAAGTCTCACACAGCTCaggtcagtgctgtgtgtgaggaggactGCAGAGCTACTTTGGTTACTTCTGTGCTGTCACGTCAGCTCTGCCAGGGACATAAACCAGAAGGTACAGGTGAAACAGTGTTTAACTGGTCAAATAAAGTACAACAACTAATAACCAAAGCAGgttaacacaaaacacaacaaggtGCATGGGGTTAACACAACCTAAATAAGAGCCTCGGCTATAGCGCTTAGCTAAACACAGAGGCGAAACACACACGAAGCCTCAGCATAGCGCCAGCACACCcgaatacagacacacaacagacatacaaacacacactaacacagtaACCAGTAGAAGGCACCCGGGCGAGCTGCATATAGCAGGCCTGCCGGCATCTTCTTTAAGCTCCTGGTCCTCCCGCTGAGTGGTCCAATAAACTTCGTGGCAGGTGTTGTCCAGCCAGTCAGTGGGCGCCGTGGACACTCGTCGTCATGACGCCGATGTAAGGAGGACAGGTCCACACAGAGGGTGAAACAAACCCTCAAAGTTAACTAAAAGGCCTGAACCAGGTGTTAATGGCAGGTCacctgtgggtcagtgaacacACCACGACCAGTAGGTCTGATTACAGGCTCTAACAGGGTTTAAATGTGCTGCTTAtagccttacacacacacacacagacacacactcacacccttCATCTTTGATGCCGTGTTCTctcacagcagcttcatgtaggTTGCTTGGAAACAGAATTTGGAACCTAATTGGAGCGAGTGTGAGCAGCATCCAGCCGGCAGGCGGCCGCGGCTCTGATGTGCAAACTCAGGATGATTAAACAAAGTGAATTCAAGATCACATCTGGCAGACTGAGGGCCTGACCGACAAGACAGACTGCTTATGTGTCAGAAGGAGTGtaatatagtgtgtgtgtgtaaactgctGTGTAAAATCAGCTTGTGTAGTGAGCAGAAAGTGACGCGTTTAGGCTGACATTTGAAGGCTACAGCTTAACTCTTATCTCTGCCTCTGTTTAACCAACAGACTTCATGATAGAGCCGTCCCCCCCaaatcctcctcttcctcgctctccctctctgtaaGCCCACAGCCTTTGAAAGCATTGATTCCTGTggctctgttgctgctgcactcCCTGTATAGATGGGCATGAATATTTCATCCTgggagtgagagggagagggaggcagTTCAGGGAGTgatggagggggaggaaggagagatgtGGAAGACACAGATAAAGAATGAGGGGGAGGCAGAAGTAATGGAGGAAAATGGGTGAGTGCAGCAGCCACAAAGGTGATGAAGGGGGTGAGATAGATGATGGAGGAGACTACAGGGAGGAAACTGATGCAGAATACCAAcaagacacacaccaacacaaacacacacacacacacggaaaatCGTATGAAGCCTTCATTATTACttcatgaaggtgtgtgtgtgtgtgtgtgggggggggggggggggggggggggggggggggcaggtgaACAGTCTATTGGTCTTGCTCtcaacatgtgacttggagtgggCTGtttgatcctgtgtgtgtgtgtgtcaagtgcATGCAGCTGTCTTCCTGATGACATTGATGAGTTTGTTTGACTGGACTGGCTGTGTGGCTCAGTCTGAGGGTCTGTTCTCAGGAAGGTGATGCTCAGAGAGGATGCTCTGTGGTGCAGGTACTCATCAACCTCTGAAACGTGCAGCTTCATCATGGAACCGGGAGTCgtgatcctcctcctcactaTGACAGCATCCAAAGTGTTTCAGGGCAGCGtgctgctcctcatcatcaGACCAAGTCATTGAGGAGAGAGAGTCATTTTACTGGCTGTCAGCAAAAAGCCAAGAAtgcacattctgtgtgtgtgtgtgtgtgtgtgctcacctgtgttTGTATTCATCTCTCCACCCAGCACAAAATTGATTTCCAGCAGATGGCATGAACAGCCCTCAGAGGACGCCAGTGTGTGCTCACTCAAAAAGTAGAACATAATACAACACACAGATGGCTGCATTTTTAAACAGGCctgttctctctcacacacacacacaggcggtgTAGAAATACTGTCGTGATTTGTCTGGATGTCTCAGCCTTCATCTTTTCTCACACTCATTTTCTCACGTCCCCATTTCTCCACACTAAGAAAAAACAGTGCAGCACACAGGAACGCTCAAATCTCATGTGAAGAGGCAAGAAGAGGCACACTGATCCTCTTAGGACGAGCATGAAGGAGGCATGGGTTTACATCAAAACATTAaactaaataatgaaataatggATTGGATGGAATTCAGCAGGTGAACAAATGAAGAAACAAAGTGTCACAGACAGGAaggtgtgttcacacacacaatcaacacACTCTAGGTGAACTGACTCACTGATGCTATAAAATATGATCTTGCTCCTGCTCACACCATCAAAGTGAGAGGAGAGAATaaaggtggagaaggagggtgTTACATGGAGGTGGTtagacattcacacacaccaagTGTCCCAGAAGTGACATCAGTGTCCGGTGTGCAGGTAAAACACACGAGAAGAAGCAGCAAACATGCTGACTGACAGAAGCAGGTGATCACAGAGATTAATCCCATGAAAGCACgaccactctgtgtgtgtgtgtgtgtgtgtgtgtgtgtgtgtgtgtgtgtgtgtttaacctgAGAGGAAACAAACCTTTGGCAGTCCCTCTGGCACCAAGCTTCCTGCCTGAATGtgaaggaggaggcaggaatAGTAGATGCTAAGCTCCTTCCTGTCCAGATGGAGCCTCCAtgggatgctgctgtgtgtgtgtgtgtgtgtgtgtgtgccctctcTGGTTAAATAACTGAAGCTGAGTGGGTGGATTGATTCTGGCACACAAAAGAAAGCAAGTTACAATCTGAAGATTTCATGGACTTAAACCTGTTTCTCTTATCTTTATGCTATATATTTagcatacaacaacaacacattctcATGATTCTCATACGTCACTGctcacaggatgctgattggtctaAACCACCTGCGGTTCAACATGAGCTTTTCAGCAACCTAAAGAGTGCAGCTAGTACCTTTTTACTGTATCTTCCTGTTGCAATAGCTTGTCCATACTTCACCTTAGCAGGGGTTAGGGTGGAGCAGGGTCCCTTACACCACATGGTTATGGTGTCCTTATGTTTGAACCCCCTGAAGGAGGGTTGCTGCAGCCTCAAAATCAGATGCGTTTAAATCTGTTGTTCTGTCACCTTCACATAAACTGGGCAGCTTGAAGACGCGTGGCTGCAGTCAACCTGCTGGATGATTAGGTGGACTAGCACACTGATGCATGATACATCAAGTCTCAGTGTGGTCTTCTGCAGCTGATTCCATGGATTAGACTGAATTAGATCGTCCCTTGATGGAGCAGCATGGATTAGACAGTGTTTGGTAATCCATCAGAATATCTGACTGTGGATGATACAGGTCACAGGTCAAACCTTTGTTCCATCTGCTCCTCCTGTTTGGCTCCACACAGGCTGAAAGTTTGTTTGAAATGTTCACAGAAAATGAATCACGTTTGTCTCCCACGTCTCCTCGGCTCAGCCTCTGAAAATGTAACAGCCAACAGATCCACAGCAAGTGTGAGACAACAGGCCTTCTCCTGTTCATTACATAACACAGTCTAAGTGCTGCACAGTCTGTTTGTCCAAAGTGTCCACCAGCCTCCTCAGGCAATCACCAGAGCTAAAGCTGTTAGCATGATGTCATtacagcagtcacacacagtaaTGCGGTTAGCAGGACTTTGAAGGAAGTTGtgtgacagtgactgacaggagCTGCAGAGCCTCTGTGGATTAGGATGTAAGTGAATTACTGAAAGAGAGGACTGCAGAACAATTCAGCTCTGTCTCTGATCGTGACCAGACTGAGTCACACTGATGAGGGATTACAGATTTTGATGTGCCACTCAGAGCGTTCAGCGTGGCATCCCTCTGCAGCGATGACAACCTGCCAGTGGCCTGAACACCAGGGATGGAGGGTTTGGACGAAGAGCAGGCGACAGtctgttcagagaggaggaggatgaggagtgtgactgagaggaggaggaggagtgtgaagAAGATGACGAGGAGGTGGGAGAATGAATACAGAGTGTGAATCTGATGTTCTATTTTAAACGGGACAAAGACAGAGACCTCACAAATGGAGACTGCATGCTCACTCTTCTTCTGATTCCACTGCACCTTTAATCAAAGTC of the Parambassis ranga chromosome 8, fParRan2.1, whole genome shotgun sequence genome contains:
- the LOC114439361 gene encoding nuclear body protein SP140-like isoform X2, translated to MKSRERIKSGVYELLDWLERKRKQHIRLFWSCIFKETILNQYPQLKLLRNSLMDGSFQFDTQLPEKVEKDDGDNGKDSGDDGRQCSEDKEKKTTPGKKRGRRRRSSCDVEHEEQPGCSSTESPAKRMKSKKISYCSPLKRGEKSDIWTWPIYKTQLPVSCGHVTAMLLRDRLAKGEKCIVVDKQWFTPTAFEKFAGKQSSKNWKLSIRCRGTPLGKLIEEGHLEAARFKRKGRKRVQKSLFLSEESNSGSDGTEEEEEERQHSSSDRESSSDDTDEEAEMEEEAELPSDVKNRTVFKVTCGTAEATLHKKRFASGTCGKSIRTETSWMSPVEFTRDSCQTDDWRKDIMWEGRPLGVLIQSKVLKIHCLLCKCMLCRPEPEDLEHQKNDDECYVCKRGEEEEEEDEEKEQLVVCDRCPRSFHPKCHLPHIEDAIIGDDRPWFCTFCVFKLNQQCLRSADHEASVMSQQISKHMLQCQYILLCLRSADEEQLFATNPSLCLENVADRLQRTHYQTVGDFVSDVQLIFTNCASSSQDNAETCDQLKKIFEEGLKKVFNIRQRTAD
- the LOC114439361 gene encoding nuclear body protein SP140-like protein isoform X1 yields the protein MDPLPFLEGDQLLQFLRCHKTELSCIENPRTLLRQLRDHNLIPEDRYQKLNRMKSRERIKSGVYELLDWLERKRKQHIRLFWSCIFKETILNQYPQLKLLRNSLMDGSFQFDTQLPEKVEKDDGDNGKDSGDDGRQCSEDKEKKTTPGKKRGRRRRSSCDVEHEEQPGCSSTESPAKRMKSKKISYCSPLKRGEKSDIWTWPIYKTQLPVSCGHVTAMLLRDRLAKGEKCIVVDKQWFTPTAFEKFAGKQSSKNWKLSIRCRGTPLGKLIEEGHLEAARFKRKGRKRVQKSLFLSEESNSGSDGTEEEEEERQHSSSDRESSSDDTDEEAEMEEEAELPSDVKNRTVFKVTCGTAEATLHKKRFASGTCGKSIRTETSWMSPVEFTRDSCQTDDWRKDIMWEGRPLGVLIQSKVLKIHCLLCKCMLCRPEPEDLEHQKNDDECYVCKRGEEEEEEDEEKEQLVVCDRCPRSFHPKCHLPHIEDAIIGDDRPWFCTFCVFKLNQQCLRSADHEASVMSQQISKHMLQCQYILLCLRSADEEQLFATNPSLCLENVADRLQRTHYQTVGDFVSDVQLIFTNCASSSQDNAETCDQLKKIFEEGLKKVFNIRQRTAD
- the LOC114439889 gene encoding extracellular serine/threonine protein kinase FAM20C-like codes for the protein MKRQNPALSTRSICLALAGLSLALHLLLAFFCLSVLQNVCVLPTSSSSSSSSIPRADTHPSASSHEAAPTPQDENRGGMSHREDKETEKKLTGAGGVNQRTHSKLDALFKHLLYNLPPATVLQEDDWLLRLKRDEEPRDTESKEEERESTVTDDSQWQSASQDKGYDKDIWTSNTETHPPWLQFHLGISRWQLYDRKDPSLAQLTHYMATQRILGAVQKAGGTQLKLLISFPNYGQALLKPIRQSRDAETDVNLYYFSDFERHNAEIAAFHLDRVLGFNRIPPVVGRLINITTEIREITTDQRLSRTFFTSPAGNICFYGQCEYYCSTEHPVCGQPHMLEVSLAAMLPDLSLAPRRSWRSPWRRSYSRTKLAQWEKDPSFCDRVKQTSPYSAGSRLLDLIDLVVLDFLMSNMDRHHYETFEKFGNETFLLHLDNGRAFGRHSQDEPSILAPLQQCCRMRRSTYLRLHLLSRPDLRLSDVMRESLAQDPLSDVAPLLSEPHLAALDRRLAAVLQAVRTCQERRSDVIYDDLKGFDPD